The proteins below come from a single Miscanthus floridulus cultivar M001 chromosome 1, ASM1932011v1, whole genome shotgun sequence genomic window:
- the LOC136516977 gene encoding alpha-soluble NSF attachment protein-like isoform X1 — translation MGDHEGRGDDFEKKADQKLSGWGLFGNKYEEAADLLDRAGNFFKLAKNWSRAAAVYKKIADCHLQGDSKHEAASAYVEAANCYKKFSPQDAAQALNHAVNLFLEIGRLNMAARYSKDIGEIYQQEQDLENAAVYLNRAADLFDSEGQSSQANSITQKIAEIYAQLEKYQKATELFEEIARKSINNNLLKYGVRGILLNAGLCQLCRGDTVAINNSLERYQDIDPTFSGTREYKLLADLAGSMDEGDVGKFTDAVKEFDSMTRLVQSIGNFSLFFLHYLEDASSRVVYYLR, via the exons atgggAGACCACGAGGGTCGCGGGGACGATTTCGAGAAGAAGGCCGATCAGAAGCTGTCCGGATGGGGCCTCTTCGGCAACAAGTACGAGGAAGCCGCCGACCTCCTCGACAGGGCCGGCAACTTCTTCAAACTCGCGAAGAACT GGAGCAGAGCAGCTGCGGTATACAAAAAGATTGCAGATTGTCATTTGCAG GGAGATAGCAAGCACGAGGCTGCCTCTGCTTATGTTGAGGCAGCAAACTGCTACAAAAAGTTCTCACCACAAG ATGCTGCACAAGCACTTAACCATGCCGTTAATCTTTTCCTGGAAATCGGTAGACTGAACATGGCTGCAAGATACAGCAAG GATATCGGTGAAATCTATCAGCAAGAACAAGATTTAGAGAATGCTGCAGTCTACCTGAATCGAGCTGCTGATCTTTTTGATAGTGAGGGACAATCCTCTCAGGCAAACAGCATAACACAGAAAATTGCAGAAATATATGCTCAGCTGGAAAA GTACCAGAAAGCAACCGAGCTCTTTGAAGAAATTGCTCGTAAATCAATAAACAATAACCTTCTCAAGTACGGTGTCAGAGGCATTTTACTTAATGCGGGCCTTTGCCAACTATGCAGAGGCGATACTGTTGCTATAAATAATTCATTGGAGCGTTATCAG GACATTGACCCAACCTTCTCAGGGACACGCGAATACAAGCTTTTGGCG GACCTCGCAGGCTCTATGGATGAAGGAGACGTTGGCAAGTTTACTGATGCTGTAAAGGAGTTTGACAGCATGACACGCCTGGTACAGTCAATTGGAAACTTCTCTCTGTTTTTCCTTCATTATTTGGAAGATGCCTCTTCTAGGGTAGTGTATTATCTGAGATGA
- the LOC136516977 gene encoding alpha-soluble NSF attachment protein-like isoform X2, translating into MGDHEGRGDDFEKKADQKLSGWGLFGNKYEEAADLLDRAGNFFKLAKNWSRAAAVYKKIADCHLQGDSKHEAASAYVEAANCYKKFSPQDAAQALNHAVNLFLEIGRLNMAARYSKDIGEIYQQEQDLENAAVYLNRAADLFDSEGQSSQANSITQKIAEIYAQLEKYQKATELFEEIARKSINNNLLKYGVRGILLNAGLCQLCRGDTVAINNSLERYQDIDPTFSGTREYKLLADLAGSMDEGDVGKFTDAVKEFDSMTRLDPWKTTLLLKAKNELKKKDEDEDDLT; encoded by the exons atgggAGACCACGAGGGTCGCGGGGACGATTTCGAGAAGAAGGCCGATCAGAAGCTGTCCGGATGGGGCCTCTTCGGCAACAAGTACGAGGAAGCCGCCGACCTCCTCGACAGGGCCGGCAACTTCTTCAAACTCGCGAAGAACT GGAGCAGAGCAGCTGCGGTATACAAAAAGATTGCAGATTGTCATTTGCAG GGAGATAGCAAGCACGAGGCTGCCTCTGCTTATGTTGAGGCAGCAAACTGCTACAAAAAGTTCTCACCACAAG ATGCTGCACAAGCACTTAACCATGCCGTTAATCTTTTCCTGGAAATCGGTAGACTGAACATGGCTGCAAGATACAGCAAG GATATCGGTGAAATCTATCAGCAAGAACAAGATTTAGAGAATGCTGCAGTCTACCTGAATCGAGCTGCTGATCTTTTTGATAGTGAGGGACAATCCTCTCAGGCAAACAGCATAACACAGAAAATTGCAGAAATATATGCTCAGCTGGAAAA GTACCAGAAAGCAACCGAGCTCTTTGAAGAAATTGCTCGTAAATCAATAAACAATAACCTTCTCAAGTACGGTGTCAGAGGCATTTTACTTAATGCGGGCCTTTGCCAACTATGCAGAGGCGATACTGTTGCTATAAATAATTCATTGGAGCGTTATCAG GACATTGACCCAACCTTCTCAGGGACACGCGAATACAAGCTTTTGGCG GACCTCGCAGGCTCTATGGATGAAGGAGACGTTGGCAAGTTTACTGATGCTGTAAAGGAGTTTGACAGCATGACACGCCTG GATCCTTGGAAAACAACTCTCCTTCTAAAGGCAAAAAATGAGTTGAAGAaaaaggatgaggatgaggatgatctaACCTAG